One segment of Ascochyta rabiei chromosome 7, complete sequence DNA contains the following:
- a CDS encoding Major allergen Alt a 1 — translation MQFKVIAASLLASAGLSMAAPLQAREETCPVVEQGDYVWKIDNFSARKLDGKTISSLSFNVKATNGGTLDFDCTSSDPVEDGKFYECGENSFIYFAYQADRSGLLLRQDVSDDIQYVATTTLPDYCHAGGSGPNDYICQGVSPAYITLVQYPGKLQ, via the coding sequence ATGCAGTTCAAGGTGATCGCCGCTTCTCTCCTCGCCTCTGCTGGTCTCTCCATGGCCGCTCCTCTTCAGGCTCGCGAGGAGACTTGCCCTGTCGTTGAGCAGGGTGACTACGTCTGGAAGATCGATAACTTCTCCGCTCGCAAGCTCGACGGCAAGACCATCAGCTCTCTCTCGTTCAACGTCAAGGCCACCAACGGCGGCACTCTCGACTTCGACTGCACATCCAGCGATCCCGTCGAAGACGGCAAGTTCTATGAGTGCGGCGAGAACTCCTTCATCTACTTTGCCTACCAGGCCGACCGTTCAGGCCTCCTTCTGAGGCAGGATGTCTCCGACGACATCCAGTACGTCGCTACCACCACCCTCCCCGACTACTGCCACGCTGGCGGTTCCGGTCCCAACGACTACATTTGCCAGGGTGTCTCGCCCGCCTACATCACCCTTGTCCAGTATCCCGGCAAGCTCCAGTAA
- a CDS encoding Licheninase, whose product MMLPRCTTWLALLLAVTNTVAQTTTSCNPTEKTCPDDTALSSSTYTHDFTTSGADDNAWNVTAGKVTYTSSGAEFTINKPGDAPTIQSKWYIFFGRVSFFVKAASGTGIVSSAILESDDLDEIDWEWLGGTNYASTCQSNYFGKGNSSSYDRAAWAAVTSTQTTTHNYTISWTSSATTWYIDQVAVRTLAYADAVSGTNYPQTPMNIRIGIWAGGDSANDPGTIEWAGGETNYGDGPYTMYLEKIEVVNENPGASYSYGDRTGDYTSIQVSDAEDADAASVSSSSSASTSASGSAQSSSATASSSASGTSAASTTPAVSTTSAASTTGSLTGTVRTTPSASLSALAQAAASPAVRVGADIWRYAILGVLVLVCEVVW is encoded by the exons ATGATGCTTCCTCGGTGTACTACATGGCTAGCACTGCTTCTCGCAGTAACCAACACTGTCGCCCAAACGACCACATCGTGCAATCCTACTGAGAAAA CCTGTCCGGACGATACAGCGCTCTCATCTAGCACCTACACACATGACTTCACCACATCTGGTGCCGATGACAATGCGTGGAACGTCACTGCGGGAAAAGTGACCTACACCTCCTCCGGCGCAGAGTTCACCATAAACAAGCCCGGCGACGCGCCTACAATCCAGTCAAAATGGTATATCTTCTTCGGCCGCGTCTCCTTCTTCGTCAAAGCCGCGTCCGGGACAGGAATCGTGTCGTCGGCGATCCTCGAATCCGACGACCTCGACGAAATCGACTGGGAATGGCTCGGCGGCACCAACTACGCGTCTACCTGTCAGAGCAATTACTTCGGCAAGGGCAATTCATCGAGTTACGACCGCGCCGCCTGGGCAGCAGTTACCTCCACGCAAACCACGACCCACAACTACACCATATCCTGGACCTCGAGCGCCACAACATGGTACATTGACCAAGTCGCCGTGCGGACACTCGCCTACGCCGACGCCGTCAGCGGCACAAACTACCCGCAGACGCCCATGAACATCCGCATCGGCATCTGGGCGGGCGGCGACAGCGCAAACGACCCCGGGACCATCGAGTGGGCAGGCGGCGAAACAAACTACGGCGACGGACCGTACACCATGTACCTCGAGAAAATCGAGGTTGTCAATGAGAATCCGGGAGCGAGTTATTCGTACGGTGATCGTACGGGGGATTATACTAGTATCCAAGTCAGCGACGCCGAAGACGCTGACGCGGCGAGCGTGTCTTCTAGCTCCTCTGCGTCGACGTCGGCGTCGGGAAGTGCGCAGAGCAGTTCCGCCACGGCATCGTCATCGGCATCGGGGACTTCGGCTGCTTCTACGACTCCAGCTGTCTCTACGACTTCAGCTGCTTCGACGACGGGCTCGCTGACGGGTACTGTGCGGACGACTCCCAGTGCGTCGTTGTCGGCGCTTGCTCAGGCTGCTGCGAGTCCGGCAGTGAGGGTCGGTGCTGATATCTGGCGGTATGCTATACTCGGCGTGCTTGTGTTGGTTTGCGAGGTGGTGTGGTAG
- a CDS encoding Hydroxymethylglutaryl-CoA lyase codes for MCKNRRQQQRQAVDSPSTAAETGRRQPLDSSRDRPETAPRQPLDSPSTAPRQPLDSPSTAPRQPIDRPATMATVEINLPLPVLPEGWAGDKDFKPLGSLSKTNDRKIEPVGPHFLAYARRIRHKRTFSEDERIQAQANVKSVEEEDPDDVDEPEDPQLLLREAKDWKSQDHYAVLGITRHRWRATEDQIKRAHRRKVLKHHPDKRAAAGGTEDDQFFKCIQKAHEVLSDPVRRRQFDSVDEAAEVDPPSKKDTQKGNFYKLWGKVFEAEGRFSTKQPVPKLGNAKSSKEDVEHFYNFWYNFDSWRSFEYLDEDVPDDGESRDQKRHVERKNNAARKKKKTEDTARLRHLVDDALALDERIKLFRQAEHAEKNKRRFAKEAEQKRLAEEAAKAKEDEARLAAEKEEADKAQKAEGKKAKEAAKNAAKKNKRVVRGAVKDANYFHGAGDAPASQVEAALNDVDAIIAKIDNTELATLAGKLNSEKDAGKIKEAFQAENQRLGLGLKSLA; via the exons ATGTGTAAAAACCGTCGACAGCAGCAGAGACAGGCCGTCGACAGCCCCTCGACAGCAGCAGAGACAGGCCGGAGACAGCCCCTCGACAGCAGCAGAGACAGGCCGGAGACAGCCCCTCGACAGCCCCTCGACAGCCCCTCGACAGCCCCTCGACAGCCCCTCGACAGCCCCTCGACAGCCCCTCGACAGCCCATCGACAGACCAGCAACCATGGCCACCGTCGAGATCAACCTGCCGCTGCCCGTCCTGCCCGAGGGCTGGGCCGGCGACAAGGACTTCAAGCCCCTCGGCTCCCTCAGCAAGACCAACGACCGCAAGATCGAGCCGGTCGGCCCGCACTTCCTGGCCTACGCCCGCCGC ATCCGCCACAAGCGCACCTTCTCCGAGGACGAGCGCATCCAGGCGCAGGCCAACGTCAAGAGCGTCGAGGAGGAGGACCCCGACGACGTTGACGAGCCCGAGGACCCGCAGCTGCTCCTGCGCGAGGCCAAGGATTGGAAGTCGCAGGACCACTACGCCGTGCTCGGCATCACCCGCCACCGCTGGAGGGCTACCGAGGACCAGATCAAGCGCGCGCACCGCAGGAAGGTCCTCAAGCACCACCCCGACAAGCGCGCCGCCGCCGGGGGCACCGAGGACGACCAGTTCTTCAAGTGCATCCAGAAGGCCCACGAGGTCCTGTCCGACCCCGTCCGCCGCAGGCAGTTCGACTCGGTCGACGAGGCCGCCGAGGTCGACCCGCCCTCCAAGAAGGATACCCAGAAGGGCAACTTCTACAAGCTGTGGGGCAAGGTCTTCGAAGCCGAGGGCCGCTTCTCCACCAAGCAGCCCGTGCCCAAGCTCGGCAACGCAAAGAGCTCCAAGGAGGACGTCGAGCACTTCTACAACTTCTGGTACAACTTCGACAGCTGGAGGTCCTTTGAGTACCTCGACGAGGACGTCCCCGACGACGGCGAGAGCCGTGACCAGAAGCGCCACGTCGAGCGCAAGAACAACGCCGCccgcaagaagaagaagacggaGGACACGGCCCGCCTCAGGCACCTCGTCGACGACGCCCTTGCTCTCGACGAGCGCATCAAGCTGTTCCGCCAGGCCGAGCACGCCGAGAAGAACAAGCGCCGCTTCGCAAAGGAGGCAGAGCAGAAGCGTCTCGCAGAGGAGGCCGCCAAGGCCAAGGAGGACGAGGCCAGGCTCGCGGCCGAGAAGGAAGAGGCCGACAAGGCCCAGAAGGCCGAGGGCAAGAAGGCAAAGGAGGCTGCCAAGAATGCCGCGAAGAAGAACAAGCGTGTGGTTCGTGGTGCCGTCAAGGACGCCAACTACTTCCACGGTGCTGGCGACGCCCCCGCCTCGCAGGTCGAAGCCGCTCTCAACGACGTCGACGCCATCATTGCGAAGATCGACAACACGGAGCTGGCTACGCTCGCTGGCAAGCTCAACAGCGAGAAGGATGCTGGCAAGATCAAGGAGGCTTTCCAGGCCGAGAACCAGCGCCTCGGCCTCGGACTGAAGTCCCTGGCTTAG
- a CDS encoding Golgin imh1, producing MFQGFQRIRGAIDARIAEEQAKQRTTPSVPPRAGAAPRRSTSRNLSPSKRPAKGKDADSQAAPPTGRGPDPSEFDPDFVVGEESEQPSRTATPKPKEKAPAADTTASASATATATATAEDGNEKPQDHERAGKTDDTDDTPEKAPEIPPEVQTRLRRLDKLEPKYATLLSSYRIAHARIGAIETFEASLREYTPLTSINDASAFVEYLGQLNVKSDMLMEELKRVSKERDALNKKLDDAEKRAKEATDEAETLKTQASNHTDASKDDSTDQGESIAPSSASKASDQTVTTDATEEFFSYDSELPRLQERLQESEEKVGKLEDENQSLKSELSSAQDSAKSFMENLETTTNDLNTFKETSQRLQREADEREKELDGAIKDLESKLATAEQDLSKHQESQADHEKTVTELKEKLDSTAKELEELRASRGEDLVNNEEAATLRAQVRKLETDLEELRSTHAKGEKRSETLHGLLNNVRDKLKETETKRDGALKSLEQAKKDLEAKATQKEEVKPEPAPQPEPVPAAAAAAAPAKPTESASSKKKNKKKKKGGKGADTLAVAATEATPSEDGTASILPSPREPEFSSAQFEEAQQSVGQLKSDLEAKIAVIERLEAELTDKVNSFEDLKKKLKDQDDMKEEIETLRQDLLDFGLEHTEAKDKVKELQAEKVALQDDLAKLEKEVAELKTGRAAQESSEKERKRMAAEFEELKAKSDSLQTDLSVAEQLAATRFKDLTDMREMLQKAQPELLSLRKEVVELRSTKDELSTSTKEVRRLEGREKDLKSEIATYRAQLSDKEGDVKSLHEKIKQETTQRLALEETNKKIQRDLQNTEIERKDVTESRDKLTKDLSKAQEELKKSRNTVQEWEDEVAKLKRDAGSLREEIQLKSAQYASAQDLMNSMQDQAQEISTQMKEMKARGESLEEELADAHRLLSERGREAETMRRLLADAQGRADARIREMQERLDLAVEERERAEEQASSFSRRRARELEELKQKVRDAERAVTRAQEDKEDMAAAERELRKQKEEVEKRAAQATEEASEVRSAMGQLRDTLDESEKQARELEREKTELRRAFDETQGRLEKLQKSTKTLSDELRSLQQKGADSNPHSSRASIESSRSRLTSPTLKASGSPADIDYVYLKNVLLQFLEQRDKKYQQQLIPVLGMLLHFDKKDEQKWMAAVSAK from the exons ATGTTTCAAGGTTTCCAG CGCATTCGCGGCGCCATTGATGCGCGCATAGCGGAGGAGCAGGCAAAGCAGCGAACCACGCCTTCAGTGCCTCCGCGAGCAGGTGCCGCGCCCCGGCGCTCAACCTCACGCAACCTATCGCCCTCGAAGCGGCCGGCCAAAGGCAAAGACGCAGACAGCCAGGCAGCGCCGCCCACAGGGAGAGGTCCTGATCCCTCCGAATTCGACCCCGATTTCGTCGTAGGCGAAGAGAGCGAGCAGCCGAGTCGCACAGCGACACCGAAGCCAAAGGAGAAGGCACCAGCTGCTGACACaacagcatcagcatcagccacagccacagccacagccacagctgAAGATGGAAACGAGAAGCCACAAGACCACGAAAGGGCTGGAAAGACCGACGACACCGATGACACGCCAGAGAAGGCGCCCGAGATTCCTCCTGAAGTGCAGACGCGGCTGCGGAGACTGGACAAACTCGAGCCCAAATACGCCACACTGCTCTCCTCCTACCGCATTGCGCACGCTCGCATCGGCGCCATTGAGACCTTTGAAGCCTCCCTCCGCGAGTACACGCCCCTCACGTCGATCAACGATGCCTCAGCCTTTGTCGAATACCTCGGCCAGTTGAACGTCAAAAGTGACATGCTTATGGAGGAACTAAAGAGGGTTTCGAAAGAGCGCGACGCTCTGAACAAGAAGCTGGACGACGCCGAAAAGCGAGCAAAGGAAGCAACCGACGAGGCCGAGACACTGAAGACCCAGGCATCAAACCACACCGACGCTTCCAAGGACGACTCGACAGACCAGGGCGAGTCGATCGCGCCGTCTTCCGCCTCGAAGGCGTCCGACCAGACGGTAACCACAGATGCGACCGAGGAGTTCTTCTCATACGACAGCGAACTCCCGCGTCTGCAGGAGCGGCTACAGGAGAGTGAAGAGAAGGTTGGCAAATTGGAGGACGAGAACCAGTCGCTGAAGAGCGAGCTTTCGTCTGCGCAGGATTCAGCCAAATCCTTCATGGAGAATCTCGAGACCACCACGAACGATCTAAACACATTCAAGGAAACTTCACAACGACTGCAAAGAGAGGCTGATGAGAGAGAAAAGGAGCTTGACGGCGCCATCAAGGACCTCGAGTCTAAGCTGGCCACGGCTGAACAGGATCTGTCCAAGCATCAGGAGAGCCAAGCCGACCATGAAAAGACCGTTACTGAGCTGAAGGAGAAATTAGACTCGACCGCAAAAGAGTTGGAAGAGTTGCGTGCTTCGAGAGGAGAGGACCTTGTGAACAACGAGGAAGCGGCAACACTGCGCGCTCAAGTCAGGAAGCTGGAGACAGACCTAGAAGAGCTCAGGTCAACGCACGCCAAGGGCGAGAAGCGCAGCGAGACACTCCACGGCCTGTTGAACAATGTACGCGATAAGCTGAAGGAGACCGAGACCAAGAGAGATGGAGCATTGAAGAGTCTTGAGCAAGCTAAGAAAGACTTGGAAGCGAAGGCCACGCAGAAAGAGGAGGTCAAGCCAGAGCCCGCACCACAACCCGAGCCTGTacctgccgctgccgctgccgctgcgcCAGCCAAGCCCACGGAATCTGCGTcgtcgaagaagaagaacaagaaaaagaagaagggtgGCAAGGGTGCTGATACGCTGGCCGTCGCTGCGACTGAGGCAACACCAAGCGAAGACGGCACTGCCAGCATCCTGCCGAGCCCGCGCGAACCGGAGTTCTCATCTGCTCAGTTCGAGGAGGCCCAGCAATCCGTCGGTCAACTCAAGTCTGATCTCGAGGCCAAGATTGCGGTCATTGAAAGGTTGGAGGCTGAACTCACAGACAAGGTCAATTCGTTCGAGGATCTGAAAAAGAAACTCAAGGACCAGGATGACATGAAGGAAGAGATCGAGACCTTGCGACAGGATCTACTTGACTTTGGTCTTGAGCACACCGAAGCCAAAGACAAGGTCAAGGAGCTGCAAGCCGAGAAGGTCGCACTGCAGGACGATCTTGCCAAGTTGGAGAAGGAGGTTGCAGAGCTGAAGACTGGTCGAGCGGCTCAGGAGAGTTCTGAGAAGGAGCGCAAGAGAATGGCAGCCGAGTTTGAGGAGCTCAAAGCCAAGTCGGACTCGTTGCAGACCGATCTTTCGGTTGCGGAGCAGCTTGCAGCGACTCGATTCAAGGACCTCACCGACATGCGAGAGATGCTGCAGAAGGCGCAGCCTGAGCTACTCTCTCTGCGTAAAGAAGTCGTCGAGCTTCGATCAACAAAAGACGAGCTATCAACAAGTACGAAGGAGGTCAGGCGGCTGGAAGGTCGTGAAAAGGACCTGAAGTCGGAGATTGCCACGTACCGCGCACAGCTCTCCGACAAGGAAGGAGACGTCAAGTCTCTCCACGAGAAGATCAAGCAGGAAACAACGCAGCGGTTGGCTCTCGAAGAGACCAACAAGAAGATCCAGAGAGACCTACAGAACACGGAGATCGAGCGCAAGGATGTCACCGAGAGTCGTGATAAGCTTACCAAGGACCTCTCCAAGGCGCAAGAGGAGCTGAAGAAGTCTCGCAACACCGTGCAAGAGTGGGAAGACGAGGTTGCCAAACTCAAGCGCGATGCGGGTAGCCTACGCGAAGAGATACAGCTGAAGTCTGCGCAGTACGCGAGCGCACAGGATCTTATGAACAGCATGCAAGACCAAGCGCAAGAGATCAGCACGCAGATGAAAGAGATGAAAGCTAGGGGTGAGAGCCTGGAAGAGGAGCTTGCCGATGCGCATCGACTCCTGAGCGAGCGTGGGCGTGAGGCAGAGACGATGCGGAGGCTACTGGCCGATGCTCAAGGCCGGGCTGATGCACGGATACGCGAAATGCAGGAACGTCTCGATCTCGCCGTCGAAGAGAGGGAGCGCGCTGAAGAGCAAGCCAGCTCGTTCAGTCGGCGGCGCGCACGGGAGCTGGAAGAGCTCAAGCAAAAGGTTCGCGATGCCGAACGTGCTGTGACGCGTGCACAGGAGGACAAAGAGGACATGGCTGCCGCGGAGAGGGAGCTGCGCAAGCAGAAGGAAGAGGTCGAGAAGCGGGCTGCCCAGGCTACAGAGGAAGCTTCCGAGGTTCGGTCTGCCATGGGCCAGCTCCGGGACACGCTCGACGAGAGCGAGAAGCAAGCGCGCGAGCTGGAGCGCGAGAAGACGGAGCTTCGACGAGCGTTCGACGAGACCCAAGGCCGATTGGAGAAGCTGCAGAAGTCGACCAAG ACCCTGTCCGACGAGCTGCGGTCTCTCCAACAAAAAGGCGCAGACTCCAACCCCCACTCGTCGAGAGCTTCGATCGAATCCTCGCGGTCACGACTCACCTCGCCAACGCTCAAGGCCAGCGGGTCTCCCGCCGACATTGACTACGTGTACCTGAAGAACGTGCTCCTGCAGTTCCTCGAGCAGCGCGACAAGAAGTACCAGCAGCAGCTTATTCCCGTGCTGGGTATGCTGTTGCACTTTGACAA GAAAGATGAGCAGAAGTGGATGGCTGCGGTCTCGGCCAAGTGA